In Oceanotoga teriensis, a genomic segment contains:
- a CDS encoding NADH-dependent [FeFe] hydrogenase, group A6 produces MPKVFVNNIETEVPDNATVLEAVNKAGGYVPTLCYMNLEDIGIVNKPASCRVCVVEIEGRRNLAPACATPVFEGMKINTHSRRAINARRTVVQLLLSDHPQDCLKCPKNGECELQDLASELNITTNPYMGKKSLYKKDVSAAIIRDPNKCIMCRKCETACNSFQTVGVLSAVERGFDAVVQPTFDWPLEETNCTFCGQCVAVCPTAALTERSYIDEVWSELDNSDKHVVVQTAPAVRVALAEEFGYKPGTISTGKLAGVLKLMGFDAVFDTNFAADLTIMEEATEFIDRLQNDGYMPMLTSCCPGWVKFLEHQFPGLVKMPSSAKSPQQMFGAVAKSYYAEKNNIDPKKMTVVSIMPCLAKKYEAGREELNSSPEFKDVDYVITTRELAKMIKEAGFNFDSIPEMSYENPLGESTGAAAIFGRTGGVAEAALRTAYEWVTKDTLEEVEFEALHGYDSIRIAEVDIKGTIVKIAVAHGLGNVRKLLEDIRDGKINVHLIEVMACPGGCVGGGGQPYHHGNFEIIKNRIEALNNVDRTSKIRKSHDNPSIKKIYEEYLEKPGSEKAHHLLHTHYLQREWL; encoded by the coding sequence ATGCCTAAAGTATTTGTTAATAATATAGAAACTGAAGTACCAGATAATGCTACCGTTTTGGAAGCAGTTAATAAAGCAGGTGGATATGTTCCTACACTTTGCTATATGAATCTTGAAGATATAGGTATTGTTAATAAACCTGCTTCTTGTAGAGTATGTGTAGTTGAAATTGAGGGAAGAAGAAATTTAGCTCCAGCTTGTGCTACTCCTGTATTTGAAGGTATGAAAATAAATACTCATTCAAGAAGAGCTATAAATGCAAGAAGAACAGTTGTACAACTGTTATTATCTGATCATCCTCAAGATTGTTTAAAATGTCCTAAAAATGGAGAATGTGAATTACAGGATTTAGCTTCTGAATTAAATATAACAACCAATCCTTATATGGGTAAAAAATCTTTGTATAAAAAAGATGTTTCTGCAGCAATAATAAGAGATCCAAATAAATGTATAATGTGTAGAAAATGTGAAACTGCATGTAATTCTTTTCAAACTGTTGGCGTATTATCTGCAGTTGAAAGAGGTTTTGATGCTGTTGTACAACCTACATTTGATTGGCCACTTGAAGAAACAAATTGTACTTTCTGTGGTCAATGTGTCGCAGTTTGTCCTACTGCAGCTTTAACAGAAAGATCTTATATAGATGAAGTTTGGAGTGAATTAGATAATTCAGATAAACATGTAGTTGTTCAAACAGCCCCAGCAGTAAGAGTTGCTCTTGCTGAAGAATTTGGTTACAAACCAGGAACTATTTCTACTGGTAAATTAGCTGGTGTTTTAAAATTAATGGGTTTTGATGCTGTTTTTGATACTAACTTTGCTGCCGATTTAACAATAATGGAAGAAGCTACAGAGTTTATAGATAGACTTCAAAACGACGGATATATGCCTATGTTAACATCATGTTGTCCAGGCTGGGTAAAGTTCTTAGAACATCAATTTCCTGGACTTGTAAAAATGCCTTCATCTGCAAAGTCACCTCAACAGATGTTTGGAGCAGTCGCAAAATCTTATTATGCTGAAAAGAATAATATAGATCCAAAAAAGATGACTGTTGTTTCTATCATGCCTTGTCTTGCAAAAAAATATGAAGCTGGCAGAGAAGAATTGAATTCAAGTCCCGAATTCAAAGATGTAGATTATGTTATTACTACAAGAGAATTAGCAAAGATGATAAAAGAAGCTGGATTCAATTTCGATTCTATTCCAGAAATGTCTTATGAAAATCCTTTAGGTGAATCAACAGGTGCTGCTGCAATCTTTGGTAGAACTGGTGGCGTTGCAGAAGCTGCTTTGAGAACGGCTTATGAGTGGGTTACTAAAGATACACTTGAAGAAGTAGAATTTGAAGCTTTACATGGTTATGATTCTATAAGAATTGCTGAGGTTGATATAAAAGGAACTATTGTTAAAATTGCAGTTGCTCACGGGCTTGGTAATGTTAGAAAATTACTTGAAGATATAAGAGATGGTAAAATAAATGTCCATTTAATTGAAGTAATGGCTTGTCCTGGTGGCTGTGTTGGCGGCGGTGGTCAACCTTATCATCATGGAAATTTTGAAATAATTAAAAATAGAATAGAAGCTTTAAATAATGTTGACAGAACATCTAAAATAAGAAAGTCTCATGATAATCCTTCTATTAAAAAAATATATGAAGAATATCTTGAAAAACCAGGTTCTGAAAAAGCACATCACTTGTTGCATACACATTATTTACAAAGAGAATGGCTTTAA
- a CDS encoding heavy-metal-associated domain-containing protein encodes MKYSYDVPDMSCNHCKMNIENALKEEKKISKFEVDLPSKKVHVETEEPSELVEKILEEAGYPARIII; translated from the coding sequence ATGAAATATTCTTATGATGTACCAGATATGTCATGTAATCATTGTAAAATGAATATTGAAAATGCTTTGAAAGAAGAAAAAAAGATCAGCAAATTTGAAGTCGATTTACCATCTAAAAAAGTACATGTTGAAACGGAAGAACCTTCAGAACTCGTAGAAAAAATTCTTGAAGAAGCAGGATATCCTGCAAGAATAATAATATAA
- a CDS encoding heavy metal translocating P-type ATPase translates to MSEDKLSFSVQGMTCASCVRNVERSLKKIEGVKFVSVNLATEKAVIIKEGKINFDEIEKSVKKVGYKASKEMPSEDMIEKNYKHDKFNLIFSLILTIPISILMLFHMSGLKIPYYNYLELIIGAINIFYLGQKTLKGAWIAISHFHTNMDTLVIIGALSSYITTILNMTGMDVMSFGALASMLITLHLLGRFIESNLKSKASKEIKSLIKLKVENANVINGENVEKVPLETVKIGSLILVKKGEKIPLDGKIIEGKGLVDESMITGEPLSIKKSENSKVVGGTILEEGLLKVEVENVGEETFLNQMIKLVEEAQSTKVPIQAFADRITLFFIPIVLSLAIISSLVWYFNYENMQEYLVNMSKYIPWLVVDAGAVSTSIFVFVSTLVIACPCALGLATPMALVAGSGAAARKGLIIKNGGAIQAAKDIDTILLDKTGTITQGKPTVVFQNIDKFYHDIIYTIESNSNHPLAKSIYEYYENKKDKKIDLNNFEEITGKGVQANYENNIYFIGKPKNYKIYEEYMEKGHTVVEFRENEEIKGFISIADPIKEQAEDAIKELKTMGIMPIMITGDSEITARAVAKQVGIETIYSGVSPKDKVDKVRELQISGKKVAMVGDGINDAAALKSSDISMAIGTGTDLAIESADIISVKGEFSKIIDSIKISKITFSKIRQNLFWAFFYNVIAIPLAMSGLLHPAISEIAMTFSSINVILNSLRIKKLIK, encoded by the coding sequence ATGTCAGAAGATAAATTAAGTTTCAGTGTACAGGGTATGACTTGTGCATCATGCGTTAGGAATGTTGAAAGATCATTAAAAAAAATTGAAGGAGTTAAGTTTGTATCTGTTAATCTTGCTACAGAAAAAGCAGTTATAATAAAAGAAGGTAAAATAAATTTTGACGAAATAGAAAAAAGTGTAAAAAAAGTTGGGTATAAAGCTTCAAAAGAAATGCCTTCTGAAGATATGATAGAAAAAAATTATAAACATGATAAATTCAATCTAATATTTTCATTAATATTAACAATACCAATAAGTATTTTAATGCTTTTTCATATGAGTGGATTAAAGATACCTTATTACAATTATTTAGAGTTAATAATTGGAGCAATAAATATATTTTATTTAGGTCAAAAAACATTAAAAGGTGCATGGATTGCTATTTCTCATTTTCATACAAATATGGATACACTCGTTATAATTGGAGCATTATCATCATATATAACAACAATATTGAATATGACTGGAATGGATGTAATGTCCTTTGGGGCTTTAGCTTCAATGCTAATAACTCTTCATTTACTTGGAAGATTCATAGAAAGCAATTTAAAAAGTAAAGCTTCAAAAGAAATAAAATCTTTAATAAAATTGAAAGTTGAAAATGCAAATGTAATTAATGGAGAAAATGTAGAAAAAGTTCCTTTAGAAACAGTAAAAATAGGAAGTTTGATATTAGTAAAAAAAGGTGAAAAAATACCTTTAGATGGAAAAATTATAGAAGGTAAAGGCCTTGTAGATGAATCAATGATTACTGGAGAACCATTATCAATTAAAAAATCAGAAAATTCAAAAGTTGTTGGTGGAACTATACTTGAAGAAGGATTATTAAAAGTTGAAGTTGAAAATGTAGGTGAAGAAACTTTTTTAAATCAAATGATAAAACTCGTAGAAGAAGCTCAATCAACAAAAGTTCCAATTCAAGCATTTGCCGATAGAATAACTTTGTTTTTTATACCAATAGTATTAAGCCTTGCCATTATAAGTTCTCTTGTATGGTATTTTAACTATGAAAATATGCAAGAATATTTAGTAAATATGTCTAAATATATACCATGGCTTGTTGTAGATGCTGGTGCTGTTTCTACTTCTATTTTTGTTTTTGTTTCTACTTTAGTTATAGCTTGTCCATGTGCTTTGGGTCTTGCAACTCCAATGGCATTGGTAGCAGGAAGTGGAGCAGCTGCGAGAAAAGGTTTAATAATAAAAAATGGAGGAGCTATTCAAGCTGCAAAAGATATAGATACTATACTTTTAGATAAAACAGGAACAATAACTCAAGGAAAACCGACAGTTGTATTTCAAAATATAGATAAATTTTATCATGATATAATTTATACTATAGAAAGTAATTCTAATCATCCATTAGCAAAATCAATATATGAATATTATGAAAATAAGAAAGATAAAAAAATTGATTTAAATAATTTTGAAGAAATAACTGGTAAAGGTGTTCAAGCAAATTATGAAAATAATATATATTTTATAGGAAAACCAAAAAACTATAAAATATATGAAGAATATATGGAAAAAGGTCATACTGTTGTAGAGTTTAGAGAAAATGAAGAAATAAAAGGATTCATATCTATAGCAGATCCTATAAAAGAACAAGCTGAAGATGCGATAAAAGAACTTAAAACTATGGGAATAATGCCTATAATGATAACTGGAGATTCTGAAATTACCGCAAGAGCAGTTGCAAAACAAGTTGGGATAGAAACTATATATTCAGGGGTTAGTCCAAAAGATAAAGTAGATAAAGTCAGAGAATTACAAATTTCTGGGAAAAAAGTAGCTATGGTTGGAGATGGAATTAATGATGCTGCAGCTTTAAAATCTTCTGATATATCTATGGCTATTGGAACAGGTACAGATTTAGCCATAGAAAGTGCAGATATAATATCTGTAAAAGGTGAATTTTCAAAAATAATAGATTCTATAAAAATATCAAAAATAACTTTCTCTAAGATTAGACAAAATTTATTTTGGGCTTTTTTTTACAATGTAATAGCAATTCCACTTGCAATGTCTGGCCTTTTACATCCAGCAATATCAGAAATTGCTATGACTTTTAGTTCTATAAACGTTATATTAAATTCATTGAGAATAAAAAAATTGATAAAATAA
- the tpiA gene encoding triose-phosphate isomerase, whose protein sequence is MEKMTVKDIDFENKKVIMRVDFNVPIKEGKITDETRIKAALPTIKYVLEQNAKVILLSHLGRPKGEKKIEFSLAPVAKRLNELLDNEVLFVDETRGEKVETAVNKLKSGQVLVLENTRFEKGEKKNDAELATYWASLADIHVNDAFGTAHRAHASNVGIAQNIPSVAGFLMEKEIKFLGGVTTNPEKPYAVILGGAKVSDKIGVITNLLEKADKIFIGGAMMFTFLKAQGKEIGSSLYEEDKLDLAKDLLKKAEDNNVELILPIDAVVAQKLEAGLENRVVKMDDGIEKGWMGLDIGPETLKLFEEKLSGVKTVVWNGPMGVFEIEDFEKGTRGVAELIVELTDAGSVSVIGGGDSAAAAEKFGLAKKFSHVSTGGGASLELLEGKELPGVASIATKKKLTEKKFILAGNWKMNKNNSEAAAFVNKLIGKIGNEEKIDVILGVPFTSLEKIADITSGTNIKVSSQNMYFEESGAYTGEISPDMLKDINVTHVILGHSERRDIFGETNEIINKKIKKSLEKELTPIFCVGEHLEEREKGLIFNTIEKQIKEGLNEIEKDEINKIIIAYEPVWAIGTGKVATPAQAQEVHKYIRDLLSEMYGEEVAQKVTLLYGGSVKPSNYFGLFIQKDIDGGLVGGASLKEDFIDLANIMNELIK, encoded by the coding sequence ATGGAAAAAATGACAGTTAAAGATATAGATTTTGAAAATAAAAAAGTTATAATGAGAGTTGATTTTAATGTTCCAATAAAAGAAGGAAAAATAACAGATGAAACAAGAATAAAAGCAGCTTTACCTACAATAAAATATGTTTTAGAACAAAATGCAAAAGTAATACTTTTATCCCATCTTGGAAGACCAAAAGGGGAAAAGAAAATTGAATTTTCTTTAGCTCCAGTTGCAAAAAGATTAAATGAATTGTTAGATAATGAAGTTCTTTTTGTAGATGAAACAAGAGGAGAAAAAGTTGAAACAGCTGTAAATAAATTAAAATCTGGTCAAGTGTTAGTACTTGAAAATACAAGATTTGAAAAAGGCGAAAAGAAAAATGATGCTGAATTGGCAACATATTGGGCATCTCTTGCAGATATTCATGTTAATGATGCTTTTGGAACAGCACACAGAGCACATGCTTCTAATGTTGGAATCGCACAAAATATACCAAGTGTAGCTGGATTTTTAATGGAAAAAGAAATTAAATTTTTAGGTGGAGTAACCACAAATCCAGAAAAACCTTATGCTGTAATACTTGGTGGAGCAAAGGTATCAGATAAAATAGGAGTAATTACTAATCTTCTCGAAAAAGCGGATAAGATATTCATAGGCGGAGCTATGATGTTTACGTTCTTAAAAGCTCAAGGAAAAGAGATTGGATCTTCATTATATGAAGAAGATAAATTAGATCTTGCAAAAGATTTATTGAAAAAAGCTGAAGATAACAATGTTGAATTGATATTGCCTATTGATGCAGTAGTAGCTCAAAAGCTTGAAGCAGGACTTGAAAATAGAGTTGTAAAAATGGATGATGGAATAGAAAAAGGTTGGATGGGTTTAGATATAGGTCCTGAAACATTAAAACTTTTTGAAGAAAAACTTTCTGGAGTTAAAACAGTTGTATGGAATGGACCAATGGGTGTTTTTGAAATAGAAGATTTTGAAAAAGGAACAAGAGGAGTAGCAGAATTAATAGTAGAGTTGACAGATGCTGGAAGTGTAAGTGTAATTGGTGGTGGAGACTCAGCAGCAGCAGCTGAAAAATTTGGATTAGCCAAAAAATTCTCTCATGTTTCAACTGGTGGAGGAGCTTCTCTTGAACTCTTAGAAGGAAAAGAATTACCTGGAGTTGCATCTATAGCAACAAAAAAAAAATTAACTGAAAAAAAATTTATATTAGCTGGAAACTGGAAAATGAATAAAAATAATTCAGAAGCAGCTGCATTTGTAAATAAGTTAATAGGAAAAATTGGAAATGAAGAAAAAATAGATGTAATATTGGGTGTGCCTTTTACTTCTTTAGAAAAAATTGCAGATATAACTTCTGGAACAAATATAAAAGTAAGTTCACAAAATATGTATTTTGAAGAATCTGGTGCATATACAGGCGAAATATCTCCAGATATGCTAAAAGATATAAATGTTACTCATGTAATACTTGGTCATTCTGAAAGAAGAGATATATTTGGCGAGACAAATGAAATAATAAACAAAAAAATAAAGAAGTCGTTAGAAAAAGAATTAACCCCTATTTTTTGTGTTGGAGAACATCTTGAAGAAAGAGAAAAAGGTTTAATATTCAATACAATAGAAAAACAAATAAAAGAAGGATTAAATGAAATAGAAAAAGATGAAATAAATAAAATAATAATAGCTTATGAACCTGTATGGGCCATAGGAACTGGAAAAGTAGCAACTCCAGCACAAGCACAAGAAGTTCATAAATATATTAGAGATCTATTATCTGAAATGTATGGAGAAGAAGTAGCACAAAAAGTTACATTGCTTTATGGTGGAAGTGTTAAACCAAGTAATTATTTTGGACTTTTCATACAAAAGGATATAGATGGAGGACTTGTTGGTGGGGCATCGTTAAAAGAAGATTTTATAGATCTTGCCAATATAATGAATGAATTAATAAAATAA